One Candidatus Woesebacteria bacterium genomic window, CCTGAAGAAGAAGGTTTTCTAGATTTTGAAATTAAGACCTCTACTTATTCTGGAGAATTTTCCCTTGGTTGGGATAAAACTAGTAATTTTAAAGTTAAAGTTTTTGCTTCGTCTTTAGTTAAAAAGGTTGAACTTTCAATCTGGGAGAAGATTATTTTGAAGTTAAAGTATTATCTTCGCGGTTCTTTTAACTTTGCAAAAAGGGTTTTTAAATAAATCTGATCTGCATTCCCTCTTCTACTTTTGTCTCAAGTGAAACTTTTTGTCCCGGAAATTTTGCACCATTTCCCCAAATAATTGCGGCAGTTATATTTTTGGCAAATTCTTCGCTTATTTTGTAAGCTACATCAAGAAGTGAGATTCCTCTTTTTACCACCATAGGATTATCGTTTGAAGGTTTTGCGTCTGATTTTACAAGGTAAATATTAATAAGCTCAAGTTTTTCCCATATTTTCTCAAGTAATCTTTCAAGCCCCATTTTCTCTTTAGCGCTTATCAAAATAGGATTTTCTTCACTTCCCTCTTGTTTCTCATAGCTCATATTTTGCATAAGATCTGCTTTATTGGTAACAAAGATAGCAGGTAAATAGACTCTATTTCGCGAGAGGCTGTCAATTAAATCCTCCACTTTTATTTTTTGTTTAATTTTAACTTCAGCGTTTTTGATACCCATTTCCTGAATAATACTTTTGATGGTTTCTTTGTCTAGATCTTGCCTAATATTTGAGAAGATCTTTATTCCGCCATCTAATTTCTTTTCTATTTTAATTTCAGGTTTTTCTTTATTGATTCTTATCCCGTTTTTTTCAAGAACTTTGGCTATTCTTGAAAAAGCATCAAATTTACTCGGTTCTGTAATAATAAGTAGAAGATTGCAACCGCGAATAACAGAAAGAACTTCTTTTCCTCTTCCCTTTCCTTCTTCCGCGCCTTCAATTAGCCCAGGAACATCCAAAATCTGGATTCTAGCGTTTTTATATTCCATCATTCCGGGAATAACAGAAACAGTGGTGAAAGCATAAGGGGCGATCTTTGAATTGGCGTTAGTTAACTGGTTAATTAAGGTTGATTTTCCAACCGAAGGAGGACCCACTAAAACTATAGTAGCATCACCTTGTTTTTTGACAGCGTAACCCGCTCCACCTCCTGATTTTCTGCTTTCAACTTCAAGCATCTTGTCTTTGAGCCTAGCTATTCTTGCTCTTAAAAGACCTATGTGGTGCTCGGTGCCTTTATGATAAGGGGTTTCTCTGATTTCTTTTTCTATTGCCTCTATTTGTTCGCTTAAATCAGCCATTTAAGGTATAATTATAAGCTAATAAGGGTTTAATTTAAAACTCAAGCGTCCATAGCTCAACGGATAGAGCATCTGTCTTCGGAACAGAGGATGGGGGTTCGATTCCCTCTGGACGCACTTTTATTTTTTTGTCTATCTTCTTCTTGACAACCCTTCTTTCTTGTTTTAATTTAGCAAAAGAATAAATGAAGTTTATTATTGTTTCAGGTGGAGTTTTGTCAGGATTGGGGAAAGGAGTTACTTCAGCCTCAATAGGGCTTCTTCTCAAAGCTTCAGGATATAAAGTTACCATTATGAAGTGCGATATGTACTTAAATATTGATGCCGGGACAATGAATCCTATTGAGCATGGTGAAGTTTTTGTAACTCACGATGGATTGGAAACAGACCAGGATTTGGG contains:
- a CDS encoding GTP-binding protein RBG1/RBG2 — encoded protein: MADLSEQIEAIEKEIRETPYHKGTEHHIGLLRARIARLKDKMLEVESRKSGGGAGYAVKKQGDATIVLVGPPSVGKSTLINQLTNANSKIAPYAFTTVSVIPGMMEYKNARIQILDVPGLIEGAEEGKGRGKEVLSVIRGCNLLLIITEPSKFDAFSRIAKVLEKNGIRINKEKPEIKIEKKLDGGIKIFSNIRQDLDKETIKSIIQEMGIKNAEVKIKQKIKVEDLIDSLSRNRVYLPAIFVTNKADLMQNMSYEKQEGSEENPILISAKEKMGLERLLEKIWEKLELINIYLVKSDAKPSNDNPMVVKRGISLLDVAYKISEEFAKNITAAIIWGNGAKFPGQKVSLETKVEEGMQIRFI